In the Streptomyces sp. cg36 genome, one interval contains:
- a CDS encoding M4 family metallopeptidase: MRSTHRRRATATAALLSAAAMLTVGVQAASASARPDDSASAKALKAQAVRNPGALPAKLSPSQRAELIRQADGKAATTAKQLGLGAQEKLVVRDVIKDQNGTTHTRYERTYAGLPVLGGDLVVDASAAGAPQGVIKANRAELKNIATTAKQGPAGAQKQALAAAADKGAKKATADRAPRKVVWMAKGTPTLAYETVVGGLQEDGTPNQLHVITDAATGAKLYQWQGIETGVGNTHYSGQVTLGTTQSGSNYTLTDGGRGGHKTYNLNHGSSGTGSLFTQTNDTWGDGTNSNAATAGADAAYGAGETWDFYKNVFGRSGIRGDGVGAYSRVHYGNAYVNAFWDDSCFCMTYGDGSGNNDPLTALDVAGHEMTHGVTSNTAGLEYSGESGGLNEATSDIFGTAVEFYANNASDPGDYLIGEKININGDGTPLRYMDKPSKDGGSADSWYSGVGNLDVHYSSGPANHWFYLASEGSGTKVINGVTYNSPTSDGLPVTGIGRDKAQLIWYKALTTKFNSSTDYAGARAGTIAAATELYGAGSAEVNNITDAWAAINVGARHGGGGDPGGKVFDNDTNVNIPDSPGAAVTSSVNVTGITGNAPSALKVGVKIVHTYIGDLQVDLVAPDGTVYPLKATGTGGSTHNIDATYTVNASSEVANGTWKLKVQDKARYDTGYIDDFKLTF, from the coding sequence GTGAGATCCACGCACCGTCGTCGTGCCACCGCCACCGCCGCCCTGCTCTCCGCAGCCGCCATGCTCACCGTCGGAGTCCAGGCCGCCAGCGCCAGCGCACGCCCCGACGACTCCGCGTCCGCCAAGGCCCTCAAGGCCCAGGCCGTACGCAACCCGGGCGCCCTGCCCGCCAAGCTCTCGCCCTCACAGCGCGCCGAGCTGATACGCCAGGCCGACGGCAAGGCGGCCACCACCGCCAAGCAGCTGGGCCTGGGCGCGCAGGAGAAGCTCGTCGTCCGGGATGTGATCAAGGATCAGAACGGCACCACCCACACCCGCTACGAGCGCACCTACGCCGGTCTGCCGGTCCTCGGCGGCGACCTCGTCGTCGACGCCTCGGCCGCCGGCGCCCCCCAGGGCGTCATCAAGGCGAACCGCGCCGAGCTGAAGAACATCGCCACCACCGCCAAGCAGGGCCCGGCCGGCGCGCAGAAGCAGGCCCTCGCCGCCGCCGCCGACAAGGGCGCCAAGAAGGCCACCGCCGACCGCGCCCCGCGCAAGGTCGTCTGGATGGCCAAGGGCACCCCGACCCTCGCGTACGAGACCGTCGTCGGCGGGCTCCAGGAGGACGGCACCCCGAACCAGCTGCACGTCATCACGGACGCCGCCACCGGCGCCAAGCTGTACCAGTGGCAGGGCATCGAGACCGGTGTCGGCAACACCCACTACAGCGGCCAGGTCACCCTCGGCACCACGCAGTCGGGCTCGAACTACACCCTGACCGACGGCGGGCGCGGCGGCCACAAGACGTACAACCTGAACCACGGCTCGTCCGGCACCGGCAGCCTGTTCACCCAGACCAACGACACCTGGGGCGACGGCACCAACTCCAACGCCGCCACCGCGGGCGCCGACGCCGCCTACGGCGCGGGCGAGACCTGGGACTTCTACAAGAACGTCTTCGGCCGCAGCGGCATCCGCGGCGACGGCGTCGGCGCGTACTCCCGGGTCCACTACGGCAACGCGTACGTCAACGCGTTCTGGGACGACAGCTGCTTCTGCATGACGTACGGCGACGGCTCGGGCAACAACGACCCGCTGACCGCGCTGGACGTGGCCGGCCACGAGATGACGCACGGCGTCACCTCCAACACGGCGGGCCTGGAGTACAGCGGCGAGTCCGGCGGCCTCAACGAGGCGACCTCGGACATCTTCGGCACCGCGGTCGAGTTCTACGCCAACAACGCGTCGGACCCGGGCGACTACCTCATCGGCGAGAAGATCAACATCAATGGCGACGGCACCCCGCTGCGCTACATGGACAAGCCGAGCAAGGACGGCGGCTCCGCCGACTCCTGGTACTCCGGCGTCGGCAACCTGGACGTCCACTACTCCTCCGGCCCGGCGAACCACTGGTTCTACCTGGCCTCCGAGGGCAGCGGCACCAAGGTCATCAACGGCGTGACCTACAACTCGCCGACCTCCGACGGCCTGCCGGTCACCGGCATCGGCCGCGACAAGGCCCAGCTGATCTGGTACAAGGCGCTGACCACCAAGTTCAACTCCAGCACCGACTACGCGGGCGCCCGCGCGGGCACCATCGCCGCGGCGACCGAGCTGTACGGTGCGGGCAGCGCCGAGGTCAACAACATCACCGACGCCTGGGCGGCCATCAACGTCGGCGCCCGCCACGGCGGCGGCGGCGACCCGGGCGGCAAGGTCTTCGACAACGACACCAACGTCAACATCCCGGACTCCCCGGGAGCGGCGGTCACCTCGTCGGTCAACGTCACCGGGATCACGGGCAACGCGCCGAGCGCCCTCAAGGTCGGTGTGAAGATCGTCCACACCTACATCGGCGACCTCCAGGTCGACCTGGTGGCCCCCGACGGCACGGTCTACCCGCTGAAGGCCACGGGCACCGGCGGCTCGACCCACAACATCGACGCCACGTACACCGTGAACGCCTCCTCGGAGGTCGCCAACGGCACCTGGAAGCTGAAGGTCCAGGACAAGGCGCGGTACGACACGGGCTACATCGACGACTTCAAGCTCACGTTCTGA